In a single window of the Candidatus Cybelea sp. genome:
- a CDS encoding ATP-binding protein, whose product MEPEKNPYVPTAGAPPAVLVGREPLIEAFRTTLARVMAGRAEQSVIPYGLRGVGKTVLLNSFVGDAKRAGYIVAYLEADEQRSFLHKLAIELQSILFSLDTPARVNEFAKHAMRVFKSFTVRLGFDGLSASIGVEPERGLGDSGDLQVDLTALLVSIGEAARAQETAVLLAVDEAQYLLEAELSSIIMAMHRINQLSLPVLFVATGLPQILQRLGEAKSYAERLFNFCPIGALSKSEAREAIVVPAKSERVAYTASAVTRIIAVSGGYPFFVQLFAYDVWNAASSSPIDVDVVNAIEPVTLSKLDNGFFSVRYRRCSPRERFYLRAMAELGAGPYSSQEVADIAGSTQRQLGPPRDSLIKKGMIYSPEHGRIDFTVPLFDAFMRRIEPDFRPMPQTAADES is encoded by the coding sequence ATGGAACCGGAGAAGAACCCGTACGTTCCGACTGCCGGAGCCCCGCCTGCCGTTCTGGTGGGCCGCGAACCGCTCATCGAGGCTTTCCGAACGACCCTCGCGCGGGTCATGGCCGGGCGCGCCGAGCAAAGCGTCATCCCCTACGGGCTGCGCGGGGTGGGCAAGACCGTTCTGCTCAATTCCTTTGTCGGCGATGCCAAGCGAGCCGGCTATATCGTCGCCTATCTCGAGGCCGACGAGCAGCGATCGTTTCTGCACAAACTCGCCATCGAGCTGCAGTCGATTCTCTTTTCGCTCGATACACCGGCGCGGGTGAACGAGTTCGCCAAGCATGCAATGCGCGTATTCAAGTCGTTCACCGTTCGCCTCGGCTTCGACGGACTGAGCGCTAGCATCGGTGTCGAGCCGGAGCGCGGCCTCGGCGACAGCGGCGATCTTCAGGTCGACCTAACGGCCCTATTGGTCAGCATCGGCGAAGCGGCCCGCGCTCAGGAAACGGCCGTGCTCCTCGCCGTCGACGAGGCGCAGTATCTATTGGAGGCCGAGCTTTCGTCGATCATCATGGCGATGCATCGAATCAATCAGCTTTCGCTCCCGGTACTCTTCGTAGCGACCGGGCTGCCGCAGATTCTCCAGCGCTTGGGCGAAGCGAAATCGTACGCAGAACGCCTCTTCAACTTTTGTCCGATCGGTGCGTTGAGCAAAAGCGAGGCGCGCGAGGCGATCGTTGTGCCGGCGAAGTCCGAGCGCGTCGCCTACACTGCGAGCGCGGTAACGCGCATCATCGCGGTCAGCGGCGGGTATCCGTTCTTCGTACAGCTCTTCGCCTACGACGTGTGGAATGCGGCGAGCTCGTCGCCCATCGACGTCGACGTCGTGAACGCAATCGAGCCGGTGACGCTTTCCAAACTCGACAATGGCTTCTTCAGCGTCCGTTACCGGCGCTGCAGCCCGCGAGAGCGGTTCTACCTGCGAGCGATGGCCGAACTCGGAGCGGGGCCGTATAGTTCGCAAGAGGTCGCCGACATTGCCGGCAGCACGCAGCGTCAGCTCGGTCCGCCGCGCGACTCGCTCATCAAAAAAGGCATGATCTACAGCCCCGAACACGGGCGGATCGATTTTACCGTTCCGCTTTTCGACGCATTTATGCGGCGCATCGAACCCGATTTCAGGCCGATGCCGCAAACCGCTGCCGACGAGAGTTAG
- the xseB gene encoding exodeoxyribonuclease VII small subunit gives MSKASDPKSFEAKLDRIDAIVNLLQNGQPSLEESIALFKEGKSLARECEALLKNAQTQVEEAMAEARPSEGAANAAELDGELPF, from the coding sequence ATGAGTAAGGCGTCAGACCCTAAGAGCTTCGAGGCAAAGCTGGATCGAATCGATGCCATTGTCAACCTCCTTCAGAACGGCCAGCCCAGCCTCGAAGAGTCGATCGCGTTGTTCAAAGAGGGCAAGAGCCTTGCGCGCGAGTGCGAGGCGCTGCTCAAGAACGCGCAGACGCAGGTGGAAGAGGCAATGGCCGAGGCTCGTCCCTCCGAAGGTGCTGCAAACGCTGCGGAGCTCGACGGCGAACTGCCCTTCTAA
- the xseA gene encoding exodeoxyribonuclease VII large subunit has translation MTPAKVVVTVGEFSKRLQEVFRRVRAFDYIGISGEVSEWTPRANGIYFTLKDSQAVLQCFAHHSRARNFPPVTLGSAVVAYGKVRLAEWRSRYELLVDSVEFTGIGELFRQYEALKERFRALGFFEQSRKRKIPRFPNVVALVSARGKGAEDFLQTMKARAPYVRIHFIETRVQGLGADVDLAQALDKADVLGADVIVLARGGGSYEDLFSFNCEPVVRAIVRTKTPVVTGIGHTADHHLADEVADLECETPSNAAQFIANLWQSGDEKLARLRILLDNGIAEILADRSQRADRADELVGRAWERTLMVLQRRVSDAQRRVSDHNPVARVGRQARRLTESSTRLGAWPANAFGQRERAVGTRHERLASVSRLVFAQRQNALALARSRLDSSDPEMPLQRGYAIVTFAGRALRDAGDVAPGDSIDAKLARGSVEARVETVSLDE, from the coding sequence GTGACGCCGGCCAAAGTCGTCGTTACCGTCGGCGAGTTCTCAAAGCGTCTGCAGGAAGTATTCCGCCGCGTTCGCGCCTTCGATTATATTGGAATCAGCGGCGAAGTCTCGGAATGGACGCCCAGAGCGAACGGCATTTACTTCACGCTCAAGGATTCCCAGGCGGTATTGCAGTGTTTCGCCCACCATAGCCGCGCCCGAAATTTTCCACCGGTGACGCTCGGTTCGGCGGTCGTCGCTTACGGCAAGGTGCGCTTAGCCGAATGGCGCAGCCGCTACGAGCTGCTCGTCGACAGCGTCGAGTTCACCGGGATCGGCGAGCTCTTTCGCCAGTACGAGGCACTCAAAGAGCGATTTCGCGCGCTCGGATTCTTCGAGCAGAGCCGCAAACGCAAGATTCCGCGCTTTCCGAACGTCGTCGCGCTGGTTTCGGCGCGGGGTAAAGGCGCCGAAGACTTTTTGCAAACGATGAAGGCGCGCGCACCGTACGTCCGGATTCATTTCATCGAAACCAGAGTGCAAGGACTCGGCGCGGACGTCGACCTCGCCCAAGCGCTCGACAAAGCCGACGTGCTGGGCGCCGACGTCATCGTTCTGGCTCGCGGCGGCGGCTCGTACGAGGATCTATTTTCGTTCAATTGCGAGCCGGTCGTCCGGGCGATCGTCCGGACGAAAACGCCGGTCGTCACCGGGATCGGCCACACCGCGGATCACCATCTGGCCGATGAAGTTGCCGATCTCGAGTGCGAAACGCCGTCGAACGCGGCGCAGTTCATCGCGAACCTCTGGCAATCGGGCGACGAAAAACTCGCGCGCTTGCGAATCTTGCTCGACAACGGCATCGCGGAGATTCTGGCCGACCGCTCGCAGCGCGCGGATCGCGCGGACGAACTTGTCGGTCGGGCTTGGGAGCGGACGCTCATGGTGCTCCAAAGACGCGTTAGCGACGCGCAGCGCCGGGTCTCGGATCACAATCCGGTCGCTCGAGTCGGGCGCCAGGCGCGGCGTTTGACGGAATCCAGCACGCGGTTGGGCGCCTGGCCGGCGAATGCGTTCGGACAGCGCGAGCGAGCCGTCGGGACTCGGCACGAACGCCTCGCGTCCGTATCGAGGCTCGTCTTTGCGCAACGCCAGAACGCGCTCGCCCTAGCGAGAAGCCGGCTGGACTCATCCGATCCCGAGATGCCCCTGCAGCGCGGCTATGCGATCGTAACGTTCGCCGGCCGCGCGCTGCGGGACGCAGGCGACGTCGCGCCGGGAGACTCCATCGATGCGAAACTGGCGCGCGGGAGCGTCGAGGCGCGCGTGGAAACGGTGAGCCTCGATGAGTAA
- a CDS encoding PBP1A family penicillin-binding protein — protein sequence MRSSTRKGKRRSPSMRFLRGLGIAVFLVVLFAVGTVAGMVAAYGRNLPDISRMADYQPASTTRIFARDGTQLAAVYKENRVWVPLARIPTVVREAFIANEDHNFYSHHGVDAGGIIRAAFADLTHQQIQGASTITQQLARRLFLSDQVSLSRKVQEALLAIEIERYYTKDEILERYLNIIYLGGGAYGVDAAAHTYFGRGLSGLGLGQAAMLAGVVAAPSDYSPFANMDLARERERHVLDRMVESGYVTAAQADAAYDEPLGLITERATGLQGYRYPYFTTYAIAQLEHLFGASAVEEGGLQVYTTLDQHMQDIAQDAVTWGVHQAAAEGIGAHEAALVALRPSTGEILAMVGGTGFSLTNQYNRAWQARRQPGSSFKIYDYTAAIDSGMPASTIIDDTPVSYPMGDGTQWSPQDDDHSYMGAISLREALTLSRNVVAVKLAERVGLDRVIDYAHRMGITAPLEANLSLALGSSVVSVLDQASGYSTLANQGLHVDATPFRIVKDSLGSVVLDNRYPTANDVVSAGTAFIMTSMLEDVINHGTGYPNAIIGRPAAGKTGTTSNFRDAWFVGYTPDLVTAVWLGNDDYTPMNESYGGNIPARVWARFMKAALAGTPAHDFPFPADEVAKVAGCGRGYEYFLKGTEPQYGCGGYTAQMPDDVSQPATEGLAQPTVPPADATPPPTLPPPPTLPPTPAPPLTEPSPSAPP from the coding sequence GTGCGGTCGTCAACGCGAAAGGGTAAGCGTCGCAGCCCGTCGATGCGCTTCCTGCGCGGCTTGGGCATCGCGGTCTTTCTCGTCGTGCTCTTTGCAGTCGGCACCGTCGCCGGGATGGTCGCCGCTTACGGGCGCAACCTTCCCGATATCAGCCGGATGGCCGACTACCAGCCGGCCAGCACGACGCGCATCTTCGCTCGCGACGGAACGCAGCTTGCGGCCGTCTACAAGGAGAATCGCGTCTGGGTGCCGCTCGCGCGCATTCCCACGGTGGTGCGCGAGGCGTTCATCGCCAATGAGGACCATAACTTTTACTCGCACCACGGCGTCGACGCCGGCGGAATCATCAGAGCGGCGTTCGCGGACCTCACGCACCAGCAGATACAGGGCGCGTCGACGATCACCCAGCAGTTGGCGCGTCGGCTCTTTCTCAGCGATCAGGTCAGTCTCTCGCGCAAGGTTCAAGAGGCGCTGCTTGCCATCGAGATCGAGCGCTACTACACGAAGGACGAGATCCTCGAACGTTACCTGAACATCATCTACCTGGGCGGGGGCGCCTACGGCGTCGACGCCGCCGCGCATACTTATTTCGGGCGCGGCCTGAGCGGACTGGGCCTCGGACAAGCGGCGATGCTGGCCGGCGTCGTGGCCGCACCCTCCGACTACTCGCCCTTTGCCAATATGGACTTGGCTCGGGAGCGCGAACGCCACGTACTCGATCGTATGGTCGAGAGCGGCTACGTCACCGCGGCGCAGGCGGATGCAGCATACGACGAGCCGCTCGGCCTGATTACAGAGCGGGCGACGGGCTTGCAGGGTTACCGCTATCCGTACTTTACGACCTACGCAATCGCGCAGCTCGAACACCTTTTCGGTGCGAGCGCCGTCGAGGAAGGCGGGCTACAGGTCTACACCACGCTGGACCAGCACATGCAAGACATCGCCCAAGACGCCGTAACGTGGGGCGTGCATCAGGCGGCCGCCGAAGGGATTGGAGCGCACGAAGCGGCGCTCGTCGCTTTGCGCCCGTCGACCGGCGAGATCCTCGCAATGGTGGGCGGCACGGGATTCTCCCTCACCAATCAGTATAATCGGGCCTGGCAGGCACGGAGACAGCCCGGCTCGTCGTTTAAGATCTACGACTACACCGCGGCGATCGATTCCGGCATGCCGGCGAGCACGATCATCGACGACACGCCGGTGAGCTATCCGATGGGAGACGGTACGCAGTGGTCGCCGCAGGATGACGATCACAGCTATATGGGCGCGATCTCGCTTCGCGAGGCTCTCACGCTTTCGCGTAACGTCGTCGCGGTCAAGCTGGCCGAGCGCGTCGGCCTCGACCGGGTCATCGACTACGCCCATCGCATGGGGATCACCGCGCCGCTGGAAGCGAACCTTTCCCTCGCGCTCGGATCGTCGGTCGTGTCCGTGCTCGATCAGGCCAGCGGCTATTCGACGCTGGCAAATCAAGGGCTGCACGTCGACGCCACACCGTTCCGCATCGTAAAAGACTCGCTGGGCAGCGTAGTCCTGGATAACCGCTATCCGACGGCAAACGACGTCGTAAGCGCCGGAACCGCCTTCATCATGACCTCGATGCTCGAAGACGTCATCAATCACGGAACCGGCTATCCCAACGCGATCATCGGGCGCCCCGCCGCCGGAAAGACGGGCACGACCTCCAACTTCCGCGATGCGTGGTTCGTCGGCTATACGCCCGATCTCGTCACCGCCGTTTGGTTGGGCAACGACGATTACACGCCGATGAATGAATCGTACGGTGGAAATATTCCCGCGCGCGTCTGGGCCCGTTTCATGAAAGCGGCGCTGGCGGGGACGCCGGCGCACGACTTCCCGTTCCCCGCCGATGAGGTTGCGAAGGTTGCGGGGTGCGGCCGCGGATACGAGTACTTCTTGAAGGGAACCGAACCGCAGTACGGTTGCGGCGGCTACACCGCGCAAATGCCCGACGACGTCTCGCAGCCGGCGACCGAAGGGCTCGCGCAGCCGACGGTGCCGCCCGCAGACGCGACGCCGCCGCCGACGCTCCCTCCGCCTCCGACGCTTCCGCCGACGCCCGCGCCACCGCTCACGGAGCCTTCACCATCCGCTCCGCCGTGA